In Rhodococcus qingshengii JCM 15477, the sequence TTTCCGACGACATGTTGCAGGCGCTCGGTGACGGCGTCTGCCAGCAGCTCGCGGCCGGAACGGATCGAGCGATGATCATCGCGAATCTGCGGGCGGTATCGCTGAACGGAGCAAGCGAACCAATGGTCACCTCCGGAAACGGCTCGGCCGCATCGACAACACCCCCCAGCGCCGATCAGCTGGCTGAAGTGTTCGTCGATGCGGCCGAGGCCGACTACTGCCGGTAGTTCAGCGAACGGTGTGCACGATCAGGACATCGGACGTCGCCTTGCGAGCGGCATCGGAAGGCACCGATCCGAGTAGACGCCCGGTCAACGTGTTCAATCCGCGATTTCCGACGACCAGCAAGTCGCCCTTCACCTCGTCGAGCAAAGCGAGAAGCGATTCGACGGGAGCGCCGACGACGGCGCGCTCGACAACATCCTTTGCCCCCTGGGCATGTGCGCGCTCACGAGCGGTGCGAAGGATCTCGTAGGTCGGAGCGGAACCGGTGACCTGGTAGGCCTCGTTACCCAACGCATCAGCGGCAGCGCTCACGTCCTTGGGATCAGCCGGGTAGTACGCACACGCGATGACGAGCTGAGCGTCCGAGCCACTGGCAATGGCGGCAGCTCTGTCGACTGCCTTCAGTGACGACTCGGAGCCATCGGTTCCTACGACAACGGTCCGGTAGGCACTCATTCATTCCTCCATGGTTACGGGACGGACGGTACGGCCGGCACCGGGCGCAACGCTGTTGCGCCCGCTCGACAACCGCTGCGCTGACATTAGCGGGATTGTGCCGCGGATAGTGTTATTTGCAGTACACGCCACAAGCCCACAGTGAATGTGATTCTTCGTCACAGACACATTTGTTCGGTGGTGACCACTCAGCGAAGTTTGCCAAAGCGGGGCCCGAACAGCGCCGCCGGAAATACTTCCTGCTCGACCAGGGCGGTACGCCACGGCGTCGCCAATTCCAGCAACCGCTTGGCACCCTCCTCACCCAGCGCATCCCACGGAGCCAAAGCGAGGTCGTCCGTCAGGTCTTCGACGACGTCACGCAAGTCCTGCCCGTCCTCGGTCAGCGCACCGGACGAACGATCCAGCAGTTCGCGGTCCTTCAAACTCTCGACGGCCTCGTCCCACTGTTCCTGCGACCATCCGCGACGAGTCTGCGCGAATTTGCGCTGAAACCCGATTCCCGTCGCGGTGTGCGTGATCAACGCGTCCAGGCCGTTCAATCCCGCGGTCTGAAGGGCCGCAATGTGGCCGTCACCGCGATACTCACGCAGCAGTGTCAGCGCGTGCCAGAAACGCAGGTGCGGCTCGGCCGGCCAGTCGAGCGACGCCCAACCCGCGTACAGAGGGCGGCCGTCCACTCCAGGAATGTTCTGGGCAGCGATCGACACGAGTTCGGCGGCCTCGGCCATGTCCGCCGATCCTGTCACGTCTGCACCGAACAGGCGGACGTACGCCGCGTCGATTGCCCGATACCGCGCGGCGACAACCTCTGTGGGCCTTGCCAATTCCCAGGCACGTGGGATGACACTGGCGATCAATTCAGGATTGAAGTTGAAGAAGGTGGCCGTGACGACAGTCGCGGGTGGAGCGCCGAGCGGAGCTGATCGCCCGGCAAAGTACACCATTCGGCCAGGCTCCAACCCGACGCCGACAAGTTCCTTCTCCGTCTCCGGGACGAAGTACGCCAAGGAATGGAGAAGTTCGAGAGTCCGCGCGGTCTTGCCTGCAGTCTGTGCATCCATACCTGAAACCGTAGCGGTCGAAAGCACGAACGCACGCGAGGCGACCTACTTGAGACCCGCGGCGTCCATTCCTCGAAGCTCCTTCTTCAAATCCGAGATTTCGTCTCGCAATCGCCCAGCCAACTCGAACTGAAGGTCACGTGCAGCGTTCATCATCTGATCGGTGAGTTCCTTGACCAGATCTGCCAATTCGGCCCGAGGCATCGATTTGGTGTCGCGCCCCTCGTACACACCCGCACTGACCGCACGACCGGCCTCACCCTGCGCACGCCGACCACGCGTCGCATTGCGACCCGAACCACCGACGTCCACGGACGCCGCAGTGTCCTCTGCCTCCTCGTACACCTGATCGAGAATGTCCGCGATCTTCTTGCGTAGAG encodes:
- a CDS encoding universal stress protein; protein product: MSAYRTVVVGTDGSESSLKAVDRAAAIASGSDAQLVIACAYYPADPKDVSAAADALGNEAYQVTGSAPTYEILRTARERAHAQGAKDVVERAVVGAPVESLLALLDEVKGDLLVVGNRGLNTLTGRLLGSVPSDAARKATSDVLIVHTVR
- a CDS encoding SCO6745 family protein, with the protein product MDAQTAGKTARTLELLHSLAYFVPETEKELVGVGLEPGRMVYFAGRSAPLGAPPATVVTATFFNFNPELIASVIPRAWELARPTEVVAARYRAIDAAYVRLFGADVTGSADMAEAAELVSIAAQNIPGVDGRPLYAGWASLDWPAEPHLRFWHALTLLREYRGDGHIAALQTAGLNGLDALITHTATGIGFQRKFAQTRRGWSQEQWDEAVESLKDRELLDRSSGALTEDGQDLRDVVEDLTDDLALAPWDALGEEGAKRLLELATPWRTALVEQEVFPAALFGPRFGKLR